In Pseudomonas sp. MTM4, one genomic interval encodes:
- the metE gene encoding 5-methyltetrahydropteroyltriglutamate--homocysteine S-methyltransferase, with product MAVAHSLGFPRIGADRELKKALEAYWKGDLDEGELRRVGREMRAAHWRLQAEAGIDLLPVGDFAWYDQVLTHSLMFGVVPERFRPADGAPTLDTLFAMARGVTKSCCGAGQAQEMTKWFDTNYHYLVPEFTADQQFSLSWTQLLEEVEEAKALGHAIKPVLIGPLTYLWLGKAKGEAFDKLDLLERLLPVYGEVLDRLAEQGAEWVQIDEPILVLDLPQDWKNAFERAYNLLQRAPLKKLVATYFGGLEDNLGLAAALPVDGLHIDLVRAPDQYPVILDRLPAYKVLSLGLVNGRNVWRCDLDKALSVLQHAAERLGERLWVAPSCSLLHAPVDLAREDQLDAELKSWLAFAVQKCAEVAVLACAVSAPEDAQVQAALQHSRAVQASRALSPRIHKPEVQARLAAIEPQDSQRSAPFAERIEKQRARLNLPTFPTTTIGSFPQTPAIRLARQAFKQGKLALTDYTEAMQAEIRHAVAVQEQLGLDVLVHGEAERNDMVEYFAEQLDGYAFTRFGWVQSYGSRCVKPAVIYGDLSRLAPMTVEWIRYAQQQTSKIMKGMLTGPVTMLMWSFTRDDISREQQARQLALAIRDEVCDLEAAGIRIVQIDEAAFREGLPLRRAQWQGYLDWAVEAFRLCASGVRDETQIHTHMCYSEFNDVIESIAAMDADVITIETSRSHMELLEAFRAFDYPNDIGPGVYDIHSPRVPDTQEMVQLLQKASERIPVERLWVNPDCGLKTRGWPETEAALVNMVAAARQLRAAQQGRVA from the coding sequence ATGGCTGTGGCGCATTCCCTGGGCTTTCCCCGCATCGGCGCGGACCGCGAACTGAAAAAGGCCCTTGAAGCCTATTGGAAAGGCGATTTGGATGAGGGCGAGCTGCGCCGAGTGGGCCGCGAGATGCGCGCCGCGCACTGGCGGCTGCAGGCGGAGGCCGGCATCGACTTGTTACCGGTCGGCGATTTCGCCTGGTACGACCAAGTGCTGACGCATTCGCTGATGTTTGGCGTGGTGCCGGAGCGGTTTCGTCCGGCTGATGGCGCGCCGACGCTGGATACGCTATTCGCCATGGCGAGGGGCGTCACCAAATCTTGCTGCGGCGCGGGACAGGCGCAGGAAATGACCAAGTGGTTCGATACCAACTACCACTACCTGGTGCCTGAATTCACTGCGGATCAACAGTTCAGCCTGTCCTGGACGCAGTTGCTCGAGGAAGTCGAAGAAGCTAAAGCGCTGGGGCATGCGATCAAGCCGGTGCTGATCGGTCCGTTGACCTATCTCTGGTTGGGCAAGGCCAAGGGCGAGGCGTTCGACAAGCTGGACCTGCTGGAACGCCTACTGCCGGTGTATGGCGAAGTGCTCGATCGGCTGGCCGAGCAGGGCGCCGAGTGGGTGCAGATCGACGAGCCGATTCTGGTGCTGGACCTGCCGCAGGACTGGAAGAATGCGTTCGAGCGCGCTTATAACCTGTTGCAGCGGGCTCCGCTGAAAAAGCTGGTCGCCACCTATTTTGGTGGTTTGGAAGACAATCTGGGCCTAGCCGCTGCGCTGCCGGTGGACGGTCTGCATATCGATCTGGTGCGCGCACCGGATCAGTACCCGGTGATCCTTGATCGGCTGCCGGCCTACAAGGTTCTTTCCCTCGGGCTGGTCAATGGGCGCAACGTTTGGCGCTGCGATCTGGACAAGGCGCTGAGTGTGTTGCAGCACGCCGCCGAGCGGCTCGGCGAGCGCTTGTGGGTTGCTCCGTCCTGCTCGCTGCTGCACGCGCCGGTCGATCTGGCGCGAGAGGATCAGTTGGACGCCGAGCTAAAAAGCTGGCTCGCCTTCGCCGTGCAGAAATGCGCCGAAGTGGCGGTCTTGGCATGTGCGGTGAGCGCTCCTGAAGATGCTCAGGTACAGGCCGCGCTGCAACATAGCCGCGCGGTCCAGGCCAGCCGCGCACTATCGCCGCGTATTCACAAGCCAGAGGTGCAGGCGCGCCTGGCTGCAATCGAACCACAGGATAGCCAGCGCTCGGCGCCGTTTGCCGAGCGGATCGAAAAGCAGCGTGCACGACTGAATCTACCGACGTTTCCGACCACTACCATCGGCTCGTTTCCGCAAACGCCAGCCATCCGTCTTGCGCGTCAGGCGTTCAAGCAGGGCAAATTGGCACTGACTGACTATACCGAGGCGATGCAGGCCGAAATTCGTCATGCAGTAGCGGTGCAGGAGCAGCTGGGCCTGGACGTGCTGGTGCATGGCGAGGCCGAGCGTAACGACATGGTCGAGTACTTTGCCGAGCAGCTCGACGGCTACGCCTTTACCCGTTTCGGCTGGGTGCAAAGCTATGGCTCGCGTTGCGTCAAACCGGCGGTGATCTATGGCGATCTGAGCCGTCTGGCGCCAATGACGGTGGAGTGGATTCGCTACGCGCAACAGCAGACCAGCAAGATCATGAAAGGCATGTTGACCGGCCCCGTGACGATGCTGATGTGGTCCTTCACTCGCGACGATATCAGTCGCGAACAACAGGCACGGCAGCTTGCGTTGGCGATTCGCGATGAAGTCTGCGACCTGGAGGCGGCGGGTATCAGGATCGTGCAGATCGACGAGGCCGCGTTTCGCGAGGGCCTGCCGTTGCGCCGTGCGCAGTGGCAAGGGTATCTGGACTGGGCGGTGGAGGCCTTCCGCCTGTGCGCCAGCGGCGTACGCGATGAAACGCAGATCCATACGCACATGTGCTACAGCGAATTCAACGATGTGATCGAGTCGATCGCCGCGATGGATGCCGACGTCATCACCATCGAGACCTCGCGCTCGCACATGGAACTGCTCGAAGCCTTCCGCGCCTTCGACTATCCCAACGACATCGGTCCAGGCGTCTATGACATTCACTCGCCACGGGTGCCGGATACCCAGGAAATGGTGCAGTTGCTCCAGAAGGCCAGTGAGCGGATTCCGGTCGAGCGGCTCTGGGTCAATCCTGATTGCGGCCTGAAGACCCGCGGCTGGCCTGAAACCGAGGCGGCGTTGGTGAATATGGTCGCGGCGGCGCGGCAATTACGCGCCGCCCAGCAGGGCAGGGTGGCCTAA
- the ybaK gene encoding Cys-tRNA(Pro) deacylase — protein sequence MTPAIDMLKKAKAEYCVHSYEHDPKSASYGLEAAEKLGLEPARVFKTLLACSEKNELLVAVVPVAGTLDLKALAQAAKVKKVEMADPMAAQRATGYLIGGISPLGQKKRLRTFIDGSAQTQPSIYVSAGRRGLEVELTAQVLADHTAGSFAPIGRA from the coding sequence ATGACTCCCGCCATCGATATGCTGAAAAAGGCCAAAGCCGAATACTGTGTTCACAGCTATGAACACGATCCTAAGTCCGCGTCCTATGGGCTCGAAGCGGCCGAGAAGCTCGGCCTCGAGCCCGCACGCGTGTTCAAGACGCTGCTGGCCTGCAGCGAGAAGAACGAACTGCTGGTCGCGGTGGTGCCGGTCGCCGGTACGCTTGATCTGAAAGCGCTGGCGCAAGCGGCTAAAGTGAAGAAGGTCGAGATGGCTGATCCCATGGCTGCGCAACGTGCGACGGGTTATCTGATCGGAGGGATCAGTCCGCTGGGTCAGAAGAAGCGGTTGCGCACCTTTATTGACGGTTCGGCTCAGACGCAGCCAAGCATCTACGTCAGCGCCGGGCGTCGGGGATTAGAGGTCGAGCTGACGGCGCAGGTGTTGGCCGATCACACCGCCGGCAGCTTCGCGCCGATCGGCCGAGCCTAA
- the mltF gene encoding membrane-bound lytic murein transglycosylase MltF, producing the protein MFAQTAFRKRCTAWLLATGLFLMLSSCAEPPSALERIKEEGVLRVITRNSPSTYFQDRNGEAGFEYELVKRFASHLGVELQLETADSIDEIFTRLNRPGGPDLAAAGLVASEGRQNLARFTNAYLDVTTQVVYRRGQRRPTQPEDLIGKRILVLKGSSQAEKLKALQTELPELRYEESDAVEVVDLLRMVDEGQVDLTLVESNELALNQVYFTNARVAFDLGEQNSLSWIVGKGEDDSLLVAANQFLDQAKENGTLQRLRERYYGHVDVLGYVGAYAFAKHLQQRLPRYEKHFRETAKTHGVDWRLLAAIGYQESHWQPEATSKTGVRGLMMLTLNTAKAMGVTNRLDPVQSIQGGGKYIALVHANLPDSIKEPDRTWFALAAYNVGGGHLEDARKLAEGEGLDPNKWLDVKQMLPRLSQKQWYTKTRYGYARGGEPVHFVANIRRYYDILTWVTQPQMEGQQLVQNEIHIPGINATEFGEILPPL; encoded by the coding sequence ATGTTTGCCCAAACCGCGTTCCGCAAGCGCTGCACCGCCTGGTTGCTGGCGACCGGACTCTTCCTGATGCTCAGCAGCTGCGCTGAACCGCCCAGCGCACTTGAGCGTATTAAGGAGGAAGGTGTACTGCGCGTGATCACCCGCAACAGCCCGTCCACGTATTTTCAGGATCGCAACGGCGAAGCTGGCTTCGAATACGAACTGGTCAAACGCTTCGCCAGCCACTTGGGCGTCGAGCTTCAGCTTGAAACCGCCGACAGCATCGATGAGATTTTCACCCGTCTGAATCGTCCCGGCGGCCCTGACCTCGCCGCAGCCGGGCTGGTTGCCAGCGAAGGACGCCAGAACCTGGCGCGCTTCACCAACGCCTACCTGGACGTCACGACTCAGGTGGTCTATCGCAGAGGGCAACGCCGCCCGACGCAACCCGAAGACCTGATCGGCAAGCGCATCCTGGTACTCAAGGGCAGCAGCCAGGCGGAAAAACTCAAGGCGCTGCAGACCGAGTTGCCCGAGCTGCGCTACGAGGAATCCGACGCGGTGGAAGTCGTCGATTTGCTGCGCATGGTGGATGAAGGCCAGGTCGATCTGACGCTGGTGGAATCGAACGAACTAGCGCTCAACCAGGTGTATTTCACCAATGCTCGCGTTGCGTTCGATCTGGGCGAGCAGAACAGCCTGTCGTGGATCGTCGGCAAAGGCGAAGACGACAGCCTGCTCGTAGCGGCCAACCAATTTCTCGACCAGGCCAAGGAGAACGGCACGCTGCAGCGGCTGCGCGAACGTTATTACGGCCATGTCGACGTGCTCGGTTATGTCGGTGCCTATGCCTTCGCCAAACATCTCCAACAGCGCCTGCCGCGCTATGAAAAGCACTTCCGCGAAACGGCCAAGACGCATGGCGTCGACTGGCGTCTGCTCGCCGCGATTGGCTATCAGGAATCCCATTGGCAACCGGAAGCCACGTCGAAAACCGGCGTGCGCGGCCTGATGATGCTGACGCTCAATACCGCAAAAGCCATGGGCGTTACCAATCGCCTCGACCCGGTACAGAGCATTCAGGGCGGCGGCAAATACATCGCGCTGGTCCATGCCAATCTGCCTGACAGCATCAAGGAGCCGGACCGCACCTGGTTCGCCCTCGCCGCCTACAACGTCGGCGGCGGCCATCTGGAAGACGCTCGAAAGCTGGCCGAGGGCGAAGGGCTGGACCCGAACAAATGGCTGGACGTGAAGCAGATGCTGCCACGCCTATCTCAGAAACAGTGGTACACCAAGACGCGCTACGGTTATGCGCGCGGAGGCGAGCCCGTGCATTTCGTCGCCAACATCCGCCGCTATTACGACATCCTGACCTGGGTGACCCAGCCGCAGATGGAAGGCCAGCAACTGGTGCAGAACGAGATTCACATCCCCGGCATCAATGCCACCGAGTTCGGCGAGATTCTGCCGCCGCTGTAA
- a CDS encoding GIY-YIG nuclease family protein — MSTAASKPWFVYLVRAANGSLYCGISDDAQRRFAAHQSGRGARFFHSSPAVALVYVEACESKGDALRRERAIKSLKKPAKEALVATYQSVTR, encoded by the coding sequence ATGAGCACCGCTGCTTCAAAGCCCTGGTTCGTCTATCTGGTAAGGGCAGCGAACGGCTCGCTGTATTGCGGAATCAGTGACGATGCGCAGCGCCGCTTTGCTGCGCACCAGAGCGGGCGAGGGGCGCGCTTCTTTCATTCGAGCCCGGCGGTGGCGCTGGTTTATGTCGAAGCCTGCGAGAGCAAGGGGGACGCATTGCGCCGCGAGCGTGCCATCAAATCGCTGAAAAAGCCGGCCAAGGAGGCGCTGGTCGCCACGTACCAATCAGTGACCCGGTGA
- a CDS encoding glutathione S-transferase family protein, with product MHEIILHHYPTSPFAEKARLMLGFKQLSWRSVTIPPVMPKPDLTALTGGYRRTPVLQIGADVYCDTALMARRLDAEKNTPALFPEGREFVAATLAQWADSVLFLHAVSLVFQPESMALRFAQVPKEFVQIFSKDRAELFSSGSVTRIPLEQAKSHWPVLMARLQQQLSRESGGFLLGSVPCVADIAVAHCLWFLKGTPVTAPLVDDYPDVAAWLGRVLAVGHGSLSELSAEEAVSIARSSTPAALPDEAFFEPNGFQAGQSVTISAVDYGTDPVAGELVFVGVEELILRREDERAGVVHVHFPRIGYRIDAR from the coding sequence ATGCACGAGATCATCCTGCACCACTATCCCACCTCGCCGTTTGCCGAAAAGGCGCGGCTGATGCTGGGTTTCAAGCAGCTTTCCTGGCGCTCGGTGACGATTCCGCCGGTGATGCCCAAGCCGGATCTCACCGCGCTGACCGGTGGCTATCGGCGTACGCCGGTGCTGCAGATCGGCGCCGATGTGTATTGCGATACCGCATTGATGGCCCGCCGCCTGGACGCCGAGAAAAACACGCCGGCGCTGTTTCCGGAAGGGCGGGAGTTCGTGGCGGCGACCTTGGCGCAGTGGGCCGATTCGGTGCTGTTCCTGCATGCGGTGAGCCTGGTGTTCCAACCCGAGTCCATGGCGCTGCGTTTCGCTCAGGTGCCCAAGGAATTCGTGCAGATTTTCAGCAAGGATCGCGCCGAGCTGTTCAGTAGCGGCTCCGTGACACGTATTCCGCTAGAACAGGCCAAGAGCCACTGGCCGGTGTTGATGGCGCGTCTGCAGCAACAATTGTCGCGCGAAAGCGGCGGGTTTCTGCTGGGCAGCGTGCCTTGCGTGGCCGACATTGCGGTTGCGCATTGTCTGTGGTTTCTCAAGGGCACGCCTGTCACTGCGCCACTGGTGGACGATTATCCTGATGTTGCCGCCTGGCTTGGTAGGGTACTGGCTGTCGGTCATGGCTCGCTTTCCGAGCTATCTGCCGAAGAGGCCGTATCCATCGCCCGCAGCTCCACTCCGGCTGCGTTGCCAGACGAGGCCTTCTTCGAGCCTAACGGCTTCCAGGCCGGCCAGTCGGTGACCATTTCCGCGGTGGACTACGGAACGGATCCGGTTGCTGGCGAGCTGGTATTCGTCGGTGTCGAGGAGTTGATTCTGCGCCGTGAAGATGAGCGCGCCGGCGTGGTCCATGTGCATTTCCCGCGCATCGGCTACCGCATCGACGCCCGTTGA
- a CDS encoding undecaprenyl-diphosphate phosphatase, which translates to MDWFHLIILSLVQGITEFLPISSSAHLILPSQVLGWPDQGQAFDVAVHVGTLLAVLICFRHEVIATSRGWLAHVFRRQVSAESRLGWAIIVGTLPAAVIGLLLEDFIEQYTRSMLLIAATTIIFGLLLWYADIKGRRVAEIDHLTWKSALIIGFAQALALIPGTSRSGITMTAALLLGFTRQTAARFSFLLSIPLILAAGGLKAVELAQSGEAAQWNDIFIGAALSFVAAFLCIKLFLKALDALGMLPFVIYRLLLGVALLFIAL; encoded by the coding sequence ATGGATTGGTTTCACCTGATTATTCTGTCCCTGGTGCAAGGCATCACCGAATTTCTCCCGATTTCCTCGTCCGCTCACTTGATCCTACCGTCCCAGGTGCTCGGCTGGCCGGACCAGGGCCAGGCGTTCGACGTCGCGGTGCATGTCGGCACGCTGCTAGCCGTATTGATCTGTTTCCGTCACGAAGTGATTGCTACCAGCCGCGGCTGGCTGGCTCACGTATTCAGACGGCAGGTCAGCGCTGAGAGCCGTCTGGGCTGGGCAATCATCGTTGGTACTCTGCCAGCGGCAGTCATCGGGCTATTGCTGGAGGACTTCATCGAGCAGTACACCCGTTCAATGCTGTTGATTGCCGCCACCACCATCATCTTCGGTTTGCTGCTGTGGTACGCCGACATCAAGGGCCGGCGGGTCGCTGAAATCGATCACCTGACCTGGAAAAGCGCGCTGATTATCGGATTCGCCCAGGCGCTGGCGTTGATTCCAGGCACATCCCGCTCGGGCATTACCATGACCGCCGCCCTGCTGCTCGGTTTTACCCGGCAGACCGCCGCGCGCTTCTCCTTCCTGCTGTCGATACCGCTGATCCTTGCCGCTGGTGGGCTGAAAGCGGTCGAACTGGCCCAATCCGGCGAAGCTGCGCAATGGAACGACATTTTCATCGGCGCGGCCCTGTCCTTCGTCGCCGCATTCCTCTGCATCAAGCTGTTCCTCAAGGCCCTGGATGCGCTGGGCATGTTGCCCTTCGTGATCTATCGCTTGCTGTTGGGCGTCGCGCTGCTGTTCATCGCGCTCTGA
- the yejK gene encoding nucleoid-associated protein YejK: MPIRHCIVHLIEKKPDGTPAVLHARDSELGESQAIENLLADLNESYNAKQGKAWGYFHEESGAYPFSGWLGQYMEGNQDFTSFSRQAVEHLQKLMEESNLSTGGHVLFAHYQQGMTDYLAIALLHHSNGVTVTDSLDVAPAKHLDLGQLHLATRINLSEWKNNRQSKQYISFIKGKNGKKVSEYFRDFIGCQEGVDGPGETRTLLKAFSDYVESEDLPEEKAREKTSALVGYASSQAKIGEPMSLEELSGVIDEEHPRAFYEHIRNKDYGLSPEIPADKRTLNQFQRFTGRAEGLSISFESHLLGSKIEYDEARNMLIIRQLPTQLTDQLKRRKD; this comes from the coding sequence ATGCCGATTCGCCACTGCATCGTTCATCTGATTGAGAAAAAGCCCGACGGCACGCCTGCCGTGCTTCACGCCCGCGATTCGGAGCTTGGCGAATCGCAGGCCATCGAGAATCTGCTGGCCGATCTCAACGAAAGCTACAACGCCAAGCAGGGCAAGGCCTGGGGCTATTTCCACGAAGAGTCGGGGGCCTACCCTTTCAGTGGCTGGCTGGGTCAGTACATGGAAGGCAACCAGGATTTCACCTCCTTCAGCCGCCAAGCCGTCGAGCATTTGCAGAAGTTGATGGAGGAATCCAATCTCTCCACCGGTGGCCATGTGCTCTTCGCTCATTACCAACAAGGCATGACCGACTACCTGGCGATTGCCCTGCTCCACCACAGCAACGGCGTGACCGTCACCGACTCGCTGGACGTCGCGCCAGCCAAACACTTGGACCTCGGCCAACTGCACCTGGCCACCCGGATCAATCTGTCCGAATGGAAGAATAACCGGCAGTCGAAACAGTACATTTCCTTCATCAAGGGCAAGAACGGCAAGAAGGTCTCGGAGTATTTCCGCGACTTCATCGGCTGCCAGGAAGGCGTCGACGGGCCCGGCGAAACCCGTACGTTGCTCAAAGCGTTCAGCGACTACGTCGAAAGTGAAGACCTGCCAGAAGAAAAGGCCCGCGAGAAAACCAGTGCGCTGGTCGGTTACGCCAGCAGCCAGGCGAAGATCGGCGAACCCATGTCGCTGGAAGAGCTGTCCGGCGTGATCGACGAGGAGCACCCACGGGCCTTCTACGAGCACATCCGCAACAAGGATTACGGCCTTTCGCCGGAGATCCCGGCGGACAAGCGCACCCTCAACCAGTTTCAGCGCTTCACCGGCCGCGCCGAAGGGCTGTCGATCAGCTTCGAATCGCACCTGCTGGGCTCGAAGATCGAATATGACGAAGCCCGCAACATGCTGATCATCCGCCAACTCCCGACACAGCTGACCGATCAGCTCAAGCGCCGCAAGGATTGA
- a CDS encoding MFS transporter has product MNAIWRNSTWILLGGSLILAVSLGVRHGFGLFLPPMSAEFGWGREVFAFAIALQNLIWGLAQPITGALADRFGVARAVLLGGVLYAVGLLFMAGADSPVSLSLSAGLLIGLGLSGTSFSVILGAVGRAVPAEKRSMAMGIASAAGSFGQFAMLPGTLGLIGWLGWSSALLALGLLVALIMPLALMLRSGPPAPVSGPQQSLVEALREAVSHSGFRLLALGFFVCGFQVVFIGVHLPAYLVDQQLPAMAGTTVLALVGLFNVVGTYTAGWLGGCYSKPKLLTALYLLRAVVISAFFFAPLTLWTAYAFGIAMGLLWLSTVPLTNGTVATLFGVRNLSMLGGIVFLFHQIGSFFGGWLGGWVYDQTGSYDLVWQISIALSLMAAALNWPIREQPVERVRLAGGVA; this is encoded by the coding sequence ATGAATGCGATATGGCGCAACAGTACCTGGATCCTGCTGGGTGGTTCCCTGATCTTGGCCGTTTCCCTGGGCGTGCGGCACGGCTTCGGCCTGTTCCTGCCGCCGATGAGCGCGGAGTTCGGCTGGGGACGTGAGGTCTTCGCCTTCGCCATTGCTTTGCAGAATCTGATCTGGGGGTTGGCGCAGCCGATCACTGGCGCGCTGGCGGATCGCTTTGGCGTTGCCCGAGCGGTATTGCTTGGCGGGGTGCTCTACGCGGTCGGCCTATTATTCATGGCTGGCGCGGATTCACCGGTCTCGCTGTCGCTGAGCGCCGGCCTGCTGATCGGGTTAGGACTGTCCGGTACCTCGTTTTCGGTGATTTTGGGCGCGGTCGGTCGCGCCGTGCCGGCTGAGAAGCGCAGCATGGCCATGGGCATCGCCAGCGCGGCGGGCTCCTTCGGTCAGTTTGCGATGCTGCCCGGCACGCTCGGTCTGATTGGCTGGCTGGGTTGGTCGTCGGCGTTGCTGGCGCTGGGGCTACTGGTCGCGCTGATCATGCCGCTGGCGTTGATGTTGCGCAGCGGACCGCCGGCTCCCGTGTCCGGCCCGCAGCAGTCGCTGGTCGAGGCGCTGCGTGAGGCGGTCAGTCACTCCGGCTTCCGCCTGTTAGCGCTGGGCTTCTTCGTCTGCGGGTTCCAGGTGGTATTCATTGGCGTGCATCTGCCGGCGTATCTGGTGGATCAGCAACTGCCGGCGATGGCGGGCACCACGGTGCTGGCGCTGGTCGGGCTGTTCAATGTGGTGGGTACTTATACCGCCGGTTGGTTGGGCGGCTGTTACTCGAAACCCAAGTTGCTGACGGCGCTCTATCTGCTTCGGGCTGTTGTAATCAGCGCGTTCTTTTTCGCCCCGCTGACGCTCTGGACAGCCTATGCCTTCGGCATCGCGATGGGCCTGCTATGGCTATCCACTGTGCCGCTGACCAACGGAACGGTGGCGACGCTGTTCGGTGTGCGCAACCTGTCGATGCTTGGCGGCATCGTCTTTCTGTTTCATCAGATCGGCTCATTCTTCGGCGGCTGGCTGGGCGGGTGGGTTTACGACCAGACCGGCAGCTATGACCTGGTCTGGCAAATATCCATCGCTCTCAGTCTGATGGCCGCCGCGCTGAACTGGCCAATTCGCGAACAACCGGTCGAGCGGGTGCGTCTGGCCGGGGGCGTTGCGTAA
- a CDS encoding GNAT family N-acetyltransferase: MPCVRKARRDDAVTIARLLGQLGYPASDELIDSRLQQQIDHDDACLLVAEGDDGQLLGFISLHFIAQLALEGDFCRISYLCVDSTARSRGIGELLVQAAELRARGRGCDRMELHCDVRRDAAHRFYARLGYEDAPKYFRRSLN; encoded by the coding sequence ATGCCTTGCGTGCGCAAGGCGCGCCGCGACGACGCTGTAACGATAGCTCGCCTGCTGGGCCAGCTTGGCTACCCGGCAAGCGATGAGCTCATCGACAGTCGTCTTCAGCAACAAATCGATCATGACGATGCCTGTCTGCTCGTGGCCGAGGGGGATGATGGCCAACTGCTCGGCTTCATCTCCCTGCATTTCATCGCGCAGTTAGCCCTTGAGGGCGACTTCTGCCGGATCAGCTATCTCTGCGTCGACTCGACGGCACGCAGCCGGGGGATCGGTGAGCTGCTGGTGCAGGCTGCCGAGCTGCGTGCCCGAGGTCGCGGTTGTGATCGCATGGAACTTCATTGCGATGTTCGACGCGACGCGGCGCACCGTTTCTATGCACGACTGGGTTATGAGGATGCGCCCAAGTACTTCCGTCGTTCGCTGAATTGA
- the rlmF gene encoding 23S rRNA (adenine(1618)-N(6))-methyltransferase RlmF produces the protein MNVPKANSQSRAAKPASGTATLHPRNRHTGRYDFPALIAASPELAEYVILNPYGKESIDFANPDAVRVFNRALLKQFYGIAHWDIPAGYLCPPIPGRADYLHGLADLLATQNADEIPRGARIHALDIGTGANCIYPLIGLREYGWRFTGSDIDAIALASARTIVAANGLGKNITLRQQTDSRHIFEKIVQPDDRFDITLCNPPFHASQAEANSGSQRKWRNLGKLDPKRKLPALNFGGQAAELWCEGGEAAFIARLADESRGVAEQVCWFSTLVSKAGNVQPLQARLKKLGAHQIQVSDMSQGQKRSRFVAWTFLNEAQQNEWRSTRWKRQPG, from the coding sequence ATGAACGTCCCAAAAGCCAATAGCCAATCACGCGCCGCCAAGCCGGCCAGCGGCACGGCCACACTGCATCCGCGCAATCGCCACACCGGGCGCTACGATTTCCCTGCGCTGATTGCCGCCAGTCCGGAGCTGGCCGAGTATGTGATTCTCAACCCATACGGCAAGGAGAGCATCGACTTCGCCAACCCGGATGCGGTGCGCGTGTTCAACCGGGCATTGCTCAAGCAGTTCTACGGCATCGCCCACTGGGACATTCCAGCGGGCTACCTGTGCCCGCCGATTCCCGGGCGGGCCGACTACCTGCATGGCCTGGCCGATCTTCTGGCCACCCAGAACGCCGATGAAATCCCCCGCGGCGCCAGGATCCACGCACTGGACATCGGCACCGGCGCCAACTGCATCTATCCGCTGATCGGTCTACGCGAATACGGCTGGCGCTTCACCGGCTCGGATATCGACGCGATCGCCCTGGCTTCGGCGCGCACCATCGTCGCGGCGAACGGGCTCGGCAAGAACATCACGTTGCGCCAACAGACGGACTCGCGACACATCTTCGAAAAGATCGTGCAGCCTGACGACCGATTCGACATCACCCTCTGCAACCCGCCTTTCCATGCCTCCCAGGCGGAAGCCAACAGCGGCAGCCAGCGCAAATGGCGCAACCTCGGCAAGCTCGACCCGAAACGCAAGCTTCCGGCACTGAACTTTGGCGGCCAGGCGGCGGAACTCTGGTGTGAAGGCGGGGAAGCGGCATTCATCGCTCGATTGGCGGACGAAAGCCGTGGCGTGGCGGAGCAAGTCTGCTGGTTCAGTACGCTGGTATCCAAGGCGGGCAATGTGCAACCGCTGCAGGCACGGCTGAAAAAACTCGGCGCCCATCAGATACAGGTCTCGGACATGTCTCAAGGGCAGAAGCGCAGCCGCTTTGTCGCCTGGACCTTCCTGAACGAAGCGCAGCAGAACGAGTGGCGCTCGACACGTTGGAAGCGCCAGCCAGGCTGA